One region of Triticum aestivum cultivar Chinese Spring chromosome 6B, IWGSC CS RefSeq v2.1, whole genome shotgun sequence genomic DNA includes:
- the LOC123137635 gene encoding U-box domain-containing protein 26-like, with product MPGSVPLALGLDTIGLQVPWYFRCPISLELMQDPVTVATGQTYDRASIESWVATGNTTCPVTRAPLADFTLIPNHTLRRLIQEWCVAHRSLGVERIPTPKQPADPDLIRSLIAQGPALPVLRKLRALARESDKNRLVMATHETRAALVEMAFGGSAEEAQAEAMAVLALVGMGEAEAVDVVGREDRVTRLGKVLGSQATTLEAKVNAGAVVEAAAAASGAEARVVLGAADGVIEGLVALVDEKANARAVRVGIRGLFALCLAKENRQRAVSAGAASALARRVAEGGCTGELERALAAVERLSRTEGGREAVVSGAGGGAAVVIALVRAMSGRAAEHAAGALVAVVGGSEVLQLEAVRAGAMSQLLMMVQGGCSERAKRKAQHLLKLLRSAWPTTDSMANSADFLQPY from the coding sequence ATGCCAGGGAGCGTGCCGCTGGCGCTGGGGCTGGACACGATAGGGCTGCAGGTCCCGTGGTACTTCCGTTGCCCAATCTCGCTGGAGCTCATGCAGGACCCCGTCACCGTGGCAACCGGCCAGACCTACGACCGTGCCAGCATCGAGTCATGGGTCGCCACGGGGAACACCACCTGCCCCGTCACCCGCGCGCCGCTCGCCGACTTCACGCTCATCCCCAACCACACCCTCCGCCGCCTCATCCAGGAATGGTGCGTCGCGCACCGATCCCTCGGCGTCGAGCGCATCCCCACGCCCAAGCAGCCGGCCGACCCGGACCTCATCCGCTCCCTGATCGCCCAGGGCCCTGCCCTCCCCGTGCTCAGGAAGCTCAGGGCGCTCGCCAGGGAGTCTGACAAGAACAGGCTCGTCATGGCCACGCACGAGACCAGGGCGGCTCTCGTGGAAATGGCCTTCGGGGGCAGCGCCGAGGAGGCTCAGGCGGAGGCCATGGCGGTCCTTGCCCTGGTAGGGATGGGGGAGGCGGAAGCTGTGGATGTGGTGGGCAGGGAAGACAGGGTCACCAGGCTTGGCAAAGTTCTTGGCAGCCAGGCAACGACCTTGGAGGCCAAGGTTAACGCAGGTGCCGTCGTGGAGGCGGCTGCTGCGGCCTCAGGGGCGGAGGCCAGGGTGGTGCTTGGCGCAGCGGATGGAGTCATTGAAGGCCTGGTCGCGCTGGTGGACGAGAAGGCCAATGCCCGTGCAGTGCGCGTTGGGATCCGAGGCCTCTTTGCTCTCTGCCTGGCCAAGGAGAACAGGCAACGTGCCGTATCGGCCGGCGCCGCATCAGCTCTGGCCCGGCGAGTGGCGGAGGGCGGCTGCACCGGCGAGCTGGAGCGCGCGCTGGCAGCGGTGGAGCGGCTGTCCCGGACAGAGGGTGGCCGCGAGGCGGTTGTCTCTGGCGCTGGAGGTGGTGCTGCGGTGGTGATCGCGCTAGTGCGCGCCATGTCCGGGCGCGCGGCTGAGCATGCTGCGGGCGCATTGGTGGCCGTGGTGGGCGGGTCTGAGGTGCTGCAGCTGGAGGCCGTCCGAGCGGGTGCCATGAGTCAGCTGCTCATGATGGTGCAAGGCGGCTGCTCGGAGCGTGCCAAACGCAAGGCGCAGCACCTCCTGAAGCTGCTCCGGTCTGCCTGGCCGACCACCGACTCCATGGCCAACTCGGCTGATTTCCTCCAACCATACTAA